In Oryzias melastigma strain HK-1 linkage group LG10, ASM292280v2, whole genome shotgun sequence, a single window of DNA contains:
- the LOC112153808 gene encoding leucine-rich repeat extensin-like protein 6, whose translation MSFPPPPPPPPPYNPHGRPPPPPFQPQGFAPQYYPAGSPVVPGTPYPGGTASPYAPPAGYPPYQGQPEPYHQCPSQPGDDDKRSKKRKECKRIAATVGGTALGQMIWLGIKCTIEELVP comes from the exons ATGAGCTTCCCACCACCccctccaccacctccacctTACAACCCACATGGCAGGCCGCCCCCTCCCCCCTTTCAACCACAGGGCTTCGCACCCCAGTATTATCCAGCTGGTTCCCCAGTTGTCCCCGGAACTCCTTATCCAGGAGGAACCGCTTCCCCTTATGCCCCCCCAGCGGGATATCCTCCCTATCAGGGACAACCCGAGCCATACCACCAATGTCCGTCCCAACCTGGGGATGATGATAAACGATCCAAGAAGCGCAAAG AGTGCAAGAGAATTGCTGCCACTGTTGGAGGGACGGCTTTAGGACAAATGATCTGGTTGGGCATTAAATGCACTATTGAAGAACTGGTTCCATAG